Part of the Cryptosporangium arvum DSM 44712 genome, CTGGTCCCGAGCCGCCACCGGCGCGGGACACGGCGAGATCGACGTCGACGGCCTGCGGATCCGAGTCGCATTCCACCCGCGACGTCGGCCGCGAGGACGAGGTCGACCAGGCTCTGCGCGTCCGCTACGGCCACGACTCCGGCCTCCGTCGGATGACGAGCTCGCCGGCGCGCGAGGCCACCCTCCGGGTGGCTCCACTCGTCTGGGCCCGGTGGATCGTTGACCCTGTTCCGGCCACACGGTGTGGCCTGTGGCCGTGCACAGCGAAGCGGACTGCGTAGTCGTCGGAGGGCGCCGCACCGCCGTTCGACACCGCCACGGACGCGGCGGTGTCGAATCGGGACCTGGGCGGCTCGATCCGGGCCACGACGGGGTGCCGGCGCGGATGGGCGGCGCAGCGGTGGGGCTCCACCCGCTCTCGCCGACCAGCGCCGGCCCCGGTCACGCCCACGCTGCCGAGCGGCAACACGGCCGCGCCGATCATGGCGATCGGCTGGAGCGCGGCCGACCTCATCCAGAACGGAGTCTCCGGTGACGATCGTCGATGTGCTCGACGACCTCGCGCGAGTGGCCGCTGCCACCACCCCCGACCAGTACGCGCTCGCGACCCCCTCCGCGGGCCTCGACGTGCTGGCCTTGCGGCGGCACCTCACCGGCGGCCTGATCTACTTCGAAGCCGCCTTCCGCAACCCCCGCGCCGCGAACAACGGCGCCGACCCGCACACCTACTCGGGCCCCGACGACCTCGAGGCCGTTCTGGCGCGGCTCTCCGGGACCCTGCGTGAGGCCTTGGACGCCGGGGCGACCGCCGCCCAGGCGCTTGCGTTCTACGGATGACCATCAAGCCGGAGTGGCGCGGGCCGGGCATGGCGTTCGGCTACGAGGTGACGGTCGGGGACGACGCGCCGGTGATGGACCGGGTTGTCGCGTTCGCCGGGCGAGCCCCGAAGTGGACGCACGAAACGGCTCGATAGGTCCCATTCCCGAGGACTCGGTCCGCGCCGGGCACGCTGTGGGTAGAGACCAACGGCGTCCATCGGGCGCCGGGTCATCGTCCAGAACGCCGGCCTTTTGTCGCCGCCTCAGGCGCCGAAACCATGTGCTAGGAACCGACTTTGCTGTGCCATTCTCGCGATCTGTATCGCCTACTTGGATAGGTCAGCGAATCGTCATGAAGAACTTGGCCATTCTCGTCGCCGCACTTCTTTTGGCGGCTGGGGCGCCGGCGTCAGCGACCGCTGCACCGGCGGCCCCCACACCCCCGGTCCCGAAAATCTCCTGGAAGAGTTGCGGCTCGGCGCCCGCGCTCGCCGATTTCCAATGTGCCCAGGTGGAAGTGCCCACCGACTACGACGACCCGCGCGCAGGCACCACGACTCTGGCGGTCACCCGGTTACCGGCCACGGACAAGGCGAAGCGGATCGGCTCGCTGTTCACCAACCCGGGCGGCCCAGGCGTGCCCGGCGTCAGCTTCGTCCAGATCGTCGGCAAGCTCGCGTGGACGCCCGCGGTCCGGGCGCGCTTCGACATCATCGGCTTCGACCCGCGCGGCGTCGGCGCGTCCGATCCGGTCACGTGCTTCACGACATCGCAGAAGGAGTTGGCGTTCTTCGCCGACGATCCGGTGTTCCCGATGACCGGGAAAGAGGTGCAGCAGAAGTTCGCGACCGCGAAGAAGCTCGCCGCCGCCTGCCGGGACCGGTCCGGCGACCGGTACGCGCACGGCTCCACGGCGAACGTTGCCCGTGACCTGGACCTGCTCCGGCGGGCGGTCGGGGACGAGAAGCTGACCTATCACGGCTACTCGTACGGCACCTTCCTGGGCGCCACGTACGCGAAGCTGTTCCCCGGCGACGTGCGTGCACTGGTGCTCGACGGTGCGGTCGATCCTGCGGCCTACACCGGTTCCAACGGGGACCGTCGTCCGCTCGCGGTGCGGCTCGGCTCACACCTCGGTGGCGACGAAACCATCGACCAGTTCTACAAGAAGTGCCGCGAGGCGGCGTGTGCACTGGCCGAAGTCGGCGATCCGGAGCAGGTGACCGAGCGCGTGCTCGCCGGCTTGACGAAGCGGCCGATCCGGAACGTCCTGCCCAACGGCACGACGTTCGAGGTCTCGTACGACGACGCGGTCCAGCTGATCCACTCGGCGCTGTCCTCGTCGGCGTCGTGGCCGCAACTCGCCACGCTGCTGACCGTATACGCGAAGGTGCAGGCCGAGGGCAAGACATCGGTCACGCTGACCGTGGCCCAGGCGCCGAGCGAGTTGCTCGCCATGTCGCCGCGGCCGGAGGAGTACACGTCCGGAGCGCCGAGTTTCGGCGTCTGCTCGGAGACCGCGCCGGCCGGAGGCTTGCGCAAGCTGCCCCGACTCGCCGAGGAGGCCGAGGCCGAGGCGCCGCACTTCGGGCGCAACCGGGCGTGGAACAGCACGATGTGCGAGACCTGGACCGTGCGTGACCGCGATGCGTTCACCGGCCCGTGGGATCAGGCCGTCAAGGCGCCCGTGCTGGTGGTCGGCACCCGATGGGACCCCGCCACCCCGTACCGGTACACCCGGACGGCCGCCGACTACTTCCCGGACGGCCGGGTGCTGACCGTCGACGCCTGGGGTCACACGTCGCTGGCCAAGAGCGCCTGCGCCGACACGGCGATCGAGCGCTACCTCGTCAGCGCTGAGGCGACCGACGGCACGGTGTGCGCCGCCAACGGCGGCCCGTTCGACCCCCGACCGGCGAAATAGCCGCCTCGGGCGAGCACGCGCTCGAGCGCCGATCGAACCGCGGTGCGCCGGGTGGCAACGTCGAAGGCGTCCGGATCAACCGCCGCCAGCGGGTTCAGCCCTTCGACCAACACGACCAACCCCTTGGCGAGGTCGGTCACCCGCCGCACCGCTCCGCGCCGGGGCCTGTCGGGTGGTGCGGGAAGCGTTGACACGCGCCGGGACGGCCGACCGTGGTGCGGGTCGATGCCTTCCGCGCAGGTCGGCGAATTCCCGGTGGGGACAGGCTCGTCGAAGCCATCAACGCGCACGACATCGATTCGGCTACCGGGGCTTCCGTCGAGTCGGAGGATGAATTCTGGTGCGAATCCCGTATGCCGGGTGTCCTCGCCGGACAGGGCTGAACTCGCGGTGCGACCGGCTTGACCCGGTGGCGGGAACATGGTTTCGACTGGCGCCGAGGAAAGGACTCCGCGCCATGCCGGAACGACGAGGGAACGCGTGTTTCGGCGCCGCGCCGGCCGGGCGGCTGACGGGGGAGCGGTGCTGATGTTCGACGACCTCCGGCAACGCATGGCCGCGAAGCGTGTCCGTCCCGGCGACGGTCGGCCGCTGGAGAGATTCCGCTGGTGGCAGTTGTTCACCGGGCGCAAGCTCTTCTCGCTTCAGGTCGGCGAGACCGCCTACGCCGTGGACGTGCGCCTCACCGGCAAGCAGGCGGGTGACGACGGGATGGCGCACCTGTTCGTCAACGGCCGGCACCAGGCCCGGTCGCGGATGCCCGCCGCCTTTCCGGTCGCCGGCGGCACGATCCAGGTAGCGCAGTCGACCGTGGGCCTCAAGCGCGCCCATTACGTGACGACCCAGGGCGGGGAATACCTCCTGACGCCCGATCCGAGGTCGGTGATCGGCCGCCGGCTGCGCTTCGCCCGCGAGCACCGGGTCCTGAGCCGCTGGATCGCCGCGTTCTCGGTGGTGGCGCTCGTCTGCGGCCTCGGAATCAACCTTGTGCAGCTGCTCGAGCCGATCCTGGGGGTCCCGCCGATCGTCGAGCGGTTCGGGCGCTTCGAGTCGCCGATCGACCTGCCCGTGTGGGTCAACGTCGCGCTCGGCGCCGCGGCCACGCTGGGGGCCGTCGAACGCAGTTGGCGGTTGCGTCACAACTGGTTGGACAGCCTGGGCACGTGATCTGACGGAGCGTCTGCCGCGCTATTGGCGCTGCTCCCGGCGGAACAGTCGCAATGCGAGCGCGATCGCCACCACGACCCAGGCAACGGTAGGAATCAGCAGCGCAAGCTCCTCGGTGCCGGTGATGCCGCCCACCCAGTTGGCCACCGCGATCATCCCGAGGCTGATCTGCGGCGTGGTCACCTGGGCCTGCTCGGGTGTCCGGGGCCGTCAACCTGACCGGCAGCGTCAGGCCGGTCAGGATGGCCAGCTGCGGTCGGCGCGCTGCTGCGCCTCCTCCCGGTAGTGCGTCGTCAGGATGACTGTCGATCCGTCGCGGCGAAGTTTCTCACGGCCTCCCCACAGCGCGTCGCGCGACTGGATGCCCAACCCGGTCGTGGGTTCGTCGAGGAAGATCAGCTCCGGTTGCCCGTACACAGCGGTAGCGAAGTCGAACCGGCTTTTCTCGCCACCGGACAGTGGCCCCGCCCGGGTCGTCTCCTTGTGGGTGAGGCCGACGACGTCCAGGACGCGATCGATCGGGTCCGAAGTGCTCACGTTTCCGTCGATCTGCGTCCATCGTGGCTCCAAGACGCCGAACCACCTGCACGGGCTTCCCGGGGGAGGTCGCGCGGCGTCACGCTGCGGAGCGACCTCGGCTCAGTAGAAACGTCGTTCTCGCCACACGGTCCAGCCCGCGACGGCGACGTTGCCGACGATGGCCTCGGTGACGGTGCGGGCGATTGCGTCGGCGGTGGTTGCGGCTCCCCAGTTGCCTCGCTGGAGCGTCTGCGCGCGGGCGACGACCGGGGGAGTCCACGGAATCTCCGGGTCGAATTGCGGAAGCGTGCCGCTGCCCGACAACAGTGCGACCAGTGCGGCGGCCCGCGGCTGCGGGTCCGCGCCGTCGACGAGTACCGCTCGGACCTCGGCGACCAGCCGACCCCGACGCCCGGAACCGCCGGGCCTGACGACGAACGCCCCGGCCCGGCCGCACCGGCGCAGGTCGCCGCGCCGGACGAGCCGGTCGAGCACCGCGGCTCGCACCGTGGAACCGATCACGGCGAGCGCAGCCTGGGCACCGCGGGGACCGGCGGCGATCTGGTCCCACGCGGACGACAGGATCTCGTCAGCCGGTCGACGGCCCGCGACCGCCTCCACCCGGATCGACCCGCCCCATCCGGGCAGGGGGCGGACGTGCCCGCCATGCGCGAGATCGGCGAGGACAGCTCCGGCGAGGACGTGGCCGAGCGTCGTCTCTCCGGTGAACGAACCCGAGCCCGGCCGGAAGAGCAGCAGCAGGAGATCTTCCGCGAGGGTGACGTCGACGGCGTTCACGGCGCCCCTCACCGCGCGATCCGGTCCGAGTCGAAGCAGGGGATCGCCGTGGCGAGGACGACGAGCAACGGCAGGAACACCCCGGGCGCCTCAACCGGAAGGGGCCAGAGCTCGTGGACCAGGGCGTGGATGAGGGAGACCAAGGCAGTGCTCCTCGCGGGACGAACAGCGTCGGTCCGAGTGGAAACCGCGTTCCCGGAACCGAGTCAACCCCGTGATCAGACGCGGTGCTGGTCGGCGTCCGCCAGGCGGGCACGCAGCAGTTCCGTTGCGCGGACGCTCGCGCGACCCATCACGTCGAGCTGAGCGGTGTTGTAGAGGCTGACCACCGCGTTGATGAACGTATCCCGGGTGACGTGCTCGCTCTTCGACAGGTGGGCCGCAGGATCGCTCAGCCACGGATAGTCGATGAGGTGCTGCGCCAGGACGGGTGCGAGCCGCTCGGCGAGGTCGCTCCGCGTCTCCTCGTCCGCGTCGGCCGGAAGGGACTTCAGGGCCGCGCTGACCGGGTCGGTGTCGGCCTCGATCATGCGCTGCAGGTCCTTCATCGCCTCCTCGTCGTAGAGCTGCGTGTAGACGTGGATGAGCGAGCGGTCGGCCGCGGACAGGCGCGGCCCGACCGACTCGGAGCCCGCCGGCCCGTCCGCAGGCGCACCGTCACCGAGGATGATCGCGATGTCGGAGCGCGCCCTCCGCAGGCGCTCGGCTTCCGCGGCCAGATCAGCGTCCACCTGGCGCAGCACGTTCGGGGAGAGGTCGCCGTTCGTGCTCACCGCGCCAACCTGCGAGAGCGGCACGCCCAGGTTGACGAGTCGCCGGATACGCAACAGGCGCACCAACTCCTCGACCCCGTACTGCTTGTACCCGTTGTGACGTCGCTCCGGCTCCTCGAGCAGGCCGAGCCGGTGGTAATGCCGGATGGTGTTCACCGTGGTGCCGGCGAGTTCGGCGAGCTCACGGGTGCTCCAGGCCACGTCTTCCCCTTCCTGGACGAACCGAGCACGTGGGGCGTAATCGGCGCCTGCGACCGATTTGACACTCTGTTCCCACCACAGGGTCAAGCGGCGTCGTGCTTGACCCTGTGCCTACGACACGGTCTCTACTCATTCAGTCGCGCCTGTCGAAGGGGAACGGATGGCTCAGCCCGCACAGCTCGGAGTTCCGACGCTCGCCGAAGATCTCCTGCTCCTGCTGTTCCAACCGGACT contains:
- a CDS encoding MerR family transcriptional regulator encodes the protein MAWSTRELAELAGTTVNTIRHYHRLGLLEEPERRHNGYKQYGVEELVRLLRIRRLVNLGVPLSQVGAVSTNGDLSPNVLRQVDADLAAEAERLRRARSDIAIILGDGAPADGPAGSESVGPRLSAADRSLIHVYTQLYDEEAMKDLQRMIEADTDPVSAALKSLPADADEETRSDLAERLAPVLAQHLIDYPWLSDPAAHLSKSEHVTRDTFINAVVSLYNTAQLDVMGRASVRATELLRARLADADQHRV
- a CDS encoding GOLPH3/VPS74 family protein, whose amino-acid sequence is MRGAVNAVDVTLAEDLLLLLFRPGSGSFTGETTLGHVLAGAVLADLAHGGHVRPLPGWGGSIRVEAVAGRRPADEILSSAWDQIAAGPRGAQAALAVIGSTVRAAVLDRLVRRGDLRRCGRAGAFVVRPGGSGRRGRLVAEVRAVLVDGADPQPRAAALVALLSGSGTLPQFDPEIPWTPPVVARAQTLQRGNWGAATTADAIARTVTEAIVGNVAVAGWTVWRERRFY
- a CDS encoding alpha/beta hydrolase yields the protein MEVPTDYDDPRAGTTTLAVTRLPATDKAKRIGSLFTNPGGPGVPGVSFVQIVGKLAWTPAVRARFDIIGFDPRGVGASDPVTCFTTSQKELAFFADDPVFPMTGKEVQQKFATAKKLAAACRDRSGDRYAHGSTANVARDLDLLRRAVGDEKLTYHGYSYGTFLGATYAKLFPGDVRALVLDGAVDPAAYTGSNGDRRPLAVRLGSHLGGDETIDQFYKKCREAACALAEVGDPEQVTERVLAGLTKRPIRNVLPNGTTFEVSYDDAVQLIHSALSSSASWPQLATLLTVYAKVQAEGKTSVTLTVAQAPSELLAMSPRPEEYTSGAPSFGVCSETAPAGGLRKLPRLAEEAEAEAPHFGRNRAWNSTMCETWTVRDRDAFTGPWDQAVKAPVLVVGTRWDPATPYRYTRTAADYFPDGRVLTVDAWGHTSLAKSACADTAIERYLVSAEATDGTVCAANGGPFDPRPAK